One region of Hymenobacter sediminicola genomic DNA includes:
- a CDS encoding M61 family metallopeptidase, with protein MRKSAALLFLVLPLAFGQPAAAQAPVQYNVAFPNAVHHEARISVTFAGVPAGPLQVRMARSSPGRYALHEFAKNVYEVSATDSKGKTLVVQKPDPYGWDVSGHDGTVVFTYTLFGDRTDGTYAGIDSYHAHLNMPATLAFARGLEQRPAEVKFDMSQGWTAATQLRPDAAKGTYFAPNLQYLMDSPTSLGPQKVRSWQERGKTIELQVLHKGTDAELDAYAEQTKKVVREAAAIFGGLPDYDFGRYTFIANYLPQTSGDGMEHRNSTSLTSNRPLSGPGALDNLGTVSHEFFHSWNVERIRPQDLEPFNFEQANMSSGLWFAEGFTQYYGELLLRRSGAYTDAEYLQEAVGPLVNAMLNSPGAARYSPVYMSQQAPFVDAAAAIDPNNRANTYLSYYYIGGANALALDLLLRQNHKTDLDTYMRAVWEQHGKAQRDFAPARPYTLLDLQRILGEVSKDTAFAGNFFRRHIYGHELPKFDELLAPAGLQVRRARAGLASLGGRTTFNPADSSATLGTTLLGSALYQAGLDREDVLLKVDGQRLPTSQALQKLLAAHKPGDTVPLEVRTRTGVRTMPVTLQEDLTLEVVLLPNATRKQLAFRKAWLASKVK; from the coding sequence ATGCGGAAATCAGCCGCTTTGCTTTTCCTGGTACTGCCGTTGGCTTTCGGCCAGCCCGCAGCTGCCCAGGCCCCGGTTCAATACAATGTGGCTTTCCCAAACGCCGTACACCACGAGGCGCGCATCAGTGTGACGTTTGCAGGAGTACCGGCCGGACCGCTGCAGGTGCGGATGGCCCGCTCCTCGCCGGGCCGCTACGCGCTGCATGAATTCGCCAAAAACGTCTATGAGGTATCGGCCACGGATTCTAAAGGCAAAACCCTAGTTGTGCAGAAGCCTGACCCATACGGCTGGGACGTAAGCGGCCACGATGGCACGGTCGTCTTCACTTACACCCTGTTCGGTGACCGGACCGATGGTACCTATGCTGGCATTGACAGCTACCACGCGCACCTGAACATGCCCGCCACACTGGCTTTCGCGCGCGGGCTGGAGCAGCGCCCGGCGGAAGTGAAGTTCGACATGTCCCAGGGCTGGACTGCCGCTACGCAGCTACGGCCTGATGCGGCCAAAGGCACCTATTTCGCGCCCAACCTGCAGTATCTTATGGATTCGCCTACGTCGCTGGGTCCGCAGAAGGTGCGCAGCTGGCAGGAACGCGGCAAAACCATAGAGCTGCAGGTGCTGCACAAGGGCACTGATGCTGAGCTGGACGCCTATGCCGAACAAACCAAGAAGGTAGTACGCGAGGCCGCTGCCATTTTCGGCGGCCTGCCCGACTATGATTTCGGGCGCTACACCTTCATTGCCAACTACCTGCCCCAGACCAGCGGCGACGGTATGGAGCACCGAAACTCTACTTCGCTCACCAGCAACCGCCCCCTGAGCGGCCCCGGCGCCCTGGACAATCTAGGAACCGTGTCGCACGAGTTTTTCCATAGCTGGAACGTGGAGCGTATTCGGCCGCAGGACCTCGAACCGTTCAATTTTGAGCAAGCCAACATGAGCAGTGGGCTCTGGTTTGCGGAAGGCTTCACGCAGTATTATGGCGAACTGCTGCTGCGCCGCTCGGGGGCCTACACCGATGCCGAATACTTGCAGGAAGCCGTGGGGCCGCTGGTAAATGCCATGCTCAATTCGCCGGGGGCGGCCCGCTACTCGCCGGTGTACATGAGCCAGCAGGCCCCGTTTGTGGATGCCGCTGCCGCCATCGACCCGAACAACCGCGCAAATACGTACCTGAGCTACTACTACATTGGGGGAGCCAATGCGCTGGCCCTTGACCTGCTGCTGCGCCAGAACCACAAAACCGACCTGGACACCTACATGCGGGCCGTATGGGAGCAACACGGCAAAGCTCAGCGCGACTTCGCTCCGGCCCGGCCCTATACGCTGCTAGACCTACAGCGCATTCTGGGGGAAGTATCTAAGGACACGGCTTTTGCCGGCAATTTCTTCCGGCGCCACATCTACGGTCACGAGCTACCCAAATTTGATGAGTTGCTAGCTCCGGCGGGCTTGCAGGTGCGCCGCGCCCGCGCCGGCCTGGCCAGCCTGGGAGGCCGCACCACTTTCAACCCCGCCGACAGCTCGGCCACGCTCGGTACCACGCTCCTTGGCAGCGCCCTGTATCAAGCCGGCCTCGACCGGGAAGATGTGCTGCTGAAAGTAGATGGCCAGCGCCTGCCCACCAGCCAAGCACTCCAGAAACTACTGGCCGCGCACAAACCCGGCGACACGGTTCCGCTGGAAGTGCGCACCCGCACCGGAGTGCGCACTATGCCCGTCACGCTGCAGGAAGACCTGACGCTGGAAGTAGTACTGCTGCCCAACGCCACCCGCAAGCAATTGGCGTTTCGCAAGGCTTGGCTAGCTAGCAAGGTGAAATAG
- a CDS encoding tetratricopeptide repeat protein: MGKLWRCAPSLLLGLLSAHLSSCQPTTSGQPPAAQALPDKCSSRQYQDSLVSRYIEHGAQRFSYLDPRWTQYCDSLIAVCPNIAVAYREKAIPLIKDGKFEEAFALEDKAVALNPKQWLAYRGFLKCIFAKDYEGAILDFQAAARLTPNGLEMDHTYPFFEGLCNLELGRYAQAEASFKQDMQQQRGPDGQRDIHFNTLFYVGVLYYEMKQYEAAATYLGRCLSTYSQHPDANYYLALVSRARGNEPLARLHLELAQQVLRKGYTMNEDNLYYSNYPHQITAYEVATALAPAPR, encoded by the coding sequence ATGGGAAAGTTGTGGCGGTGTGCCCCTAGTCTGTTGCTGGGGCTGCTGAGCGCCCATCTGAGTTCCTGCCAACCCACCACCTCTGGGCAGCCACCTGCCGCACAGGCGCTGCCCGACAAGTGCAGTAGCCGCCAGTACCAGGACAGCTTGGTTAGCAGGTACATTGAGCACGGAGCCCAACGGTTTAGCTACCTCGACCCACGCTGGACGCAATATTGCGACAGTCTGATTGCTGTCTGTCCCAACATTGCGGTAGCGTACCGGGAAAAGGCCATTCCGCTCATCAAAGACGGTAAGTTTGAGGAAGCCTTTGCGCTGGAAGACAAGGCGGTGGCACTGAATCCCAAACAGTGGCTGGCATATCGGGGCTTCCTGAAATGCATTTTTGCTAAGGACTACGAAGGTGCCATTCTCGATTTCCAGGCGGCCGCCCGGCTCACGCCCAACGGTCTGGAAATGGACCACACCTATCCCTTCTTTGAGGGCCTTTGCAACCTGGAGCTAGGTCGCTATGCCCAGGCCGAAGCCAGCTTCAAGCAGGATATGCAGCAGCAGCGTGGCCCCGACGGCCAGCGTGACATCCATTTCAACACGCTGTTCTATGTAGGCGTGCTCTACTATGAAATGAAACAGTACGAAGCTGCCGCTACCTATCTGGGCCGCTGTCTCAGCACTTACTCTCAGCATCCCGACGCTAACTACTACCTGGCTCTGGTGAGCCGCGCCCGCGGCAATGAGCCGCTGGCCAGGCTTCATCTGGAACTAGCCCAGCAGGTACTGCGCAAGGGCTACACCATGAATGAGGACAACCTGTACTACTCCAACTATCCCCACCAGATAACTGCCTACGAAGTAGCCACTGCACTGGCCCCGGCGCCCCGTTGA
- a CDS encoding MFS transporter has translation MPTPDRRLSHIYLIILIDVIVGAAIGPVMPEFVRGLPEPQLWLSVGTGLFLGVQLFSAPVLGRLSDGYGRRPIFILSAVGTLLANALLLPVRAGLFFVNRASDGLTNGMYATVRSAITDISDPDKLFKNLGVEGAIISLGFVLGPMVSGALLTVLEVPTGQEATYVVRLGLVLAALNVLLSLFLGETHTQRNGVRGAELRSELALALNPLTLWARLREKDAATPGVRRIVLTQVALTLSTGYYFYMVPFMSMGELQMDARSISYFFMCFGALSIVLNYVFYTYFADRINQRRAIVWLAALGVPVLAAYGLVGTSVVALYVLVIIDCLTLSLIQGLLEGLLAQRTTDADRGEIFGLNQAFQGLASFVTTLIFGGLSVLDLRLPWAWFALCLAAVAGLAAWRMPAVQKPTA, from the coding sequence ATGCCCACTCCGGACCGCCGCCTGTCCCATATCTACCTTATCATCCTCATCGACGTGATTGTGGGGGCGGCTATCGGGCCAGTGATGCCGGAGTTTGTACGCGGGCTGCCGGAGCCACAACTGTGGCTTTCGGTCGGCACGGGGCTGTTTCTGGGAGTGCAGCTGTTTTCGGCGCCGGTGCTGGGGCGGCTTTCCGATGGATACGGGCGGCGGCCCATCTTCATTTTGTCGGCGGTGGGTACGCTGCTGGCGAATGCGCTGCTGCTGCCGGTGCGGGCAGGGTTGTTTTTCGTGAACCGGGCTTCCGATGGCCTCACCAACGGCATGTACGCCACCGTGCGCTCGGCCATCACCGACATTTCAGACCCGGACAAGTTGTTCAAAAACCTGGGGGTCGAGGGCGCCATCATCTCGCTGGGCTTTGTGCTGGGCCCCATGGTGTCGGGGGCGCTGCTGACGGTGTTGGAGGTGCCAACGGGCCAGGAGGCAACGTATGTGGTGCGGCTTGGACTGGTGCTGGCGGCCCTGAACGTGCTGCTGAGCTTATTTTTAGGCGAAACCCACACCCAGCGCAACGGCGTGCGGGGCGCGGAGTTGCGCAGTGAGTTGGCGCTAGCCCTCAATCCGCTCACGCTCTGGGCACGGCTGCGCGAAAAGGATGCTGCCACGCCCGGCGTGCGCCGCATTGTGCTGACGCAGGTGGCTCTTACGCTCAGTACGGGCTATTATTTCTACATGGTACCCTTCATGAGCATGGGCGAGCTGCAGATGGATGCCCGCTCTATCTCCTACTTCTTCATGTGCTTTGGGGCGCTCAGCATTGTGCTCAACTACGTGTTCTACACCTACTTCGCCGACCGGATCAACCAGCGCCGGGCCATTGTGTGGCTGGCGGCGCTGGGCGTGCCCGTGCTGGCAGCCTATGGGCTGGTAGGCACATCGGTGGTGGCGCTTTATGTGCTTGTCATCATCGACTGCCTGACGCTGTCCTTGATTCAGGGCCTGCTGGAAGGCCTGCTGGCCCAGCGCACCACCGATGCCGACCGGGGTGAGATATTCGGGCTGAACCAGGCATTTCAGGGGCTGGCCAGCTTCGTAACGACGCTGATATTCGGGGGACTTTCGGTGCTGGACCTGCGGCTGCCGTGGGCGTGGTTTGCGCTGTGTCTGGCTGCTGTGGCCGGTTTGGCCGCATGGCGAATGCCAGCCGTGCAAAAGCCCACAGCATAA
- a CDS encoding Bax inhibitor-1/YccA family protein — protein MEDFTSEDYQEPQPQLTLSPEEASQVMSRFMTQVYGWMAGALAVSGAVAMAVASLPVLQELVFGNRFVFLGLLLAKIAVVGFLSRKAFDWSAGTTTAAFIGYSVLNGLTMGIIFMVYTMESISSTFFITAGTFGVMSLYGYFTRTDLSRWGNLLFMGLIGLIIASVVNLFLNSSTLYWISSFVGVLLFTALTAYDTQKVKMLAFLGYEDEATDRKAAVLGALTLYLDFVNLFLFLLRIFGRRR, from the coding sequence ATGGAAGATTTTACTTCTGAAGATTATCAGGAGCCGCAACCCCAGTTAACTCTCTCGCCGGAAGAGGCCTCGCAGGTGATGTCGCGCTTCATGACGCAGGTATACGGCTGGATGGCCGGGGCCCTGGCCGTGAGCGGAGCCGTGGCTATGGCGGTGGCGTCTCTGCCAGTGTTGCAGGAACTGGTGTTCGGCAACCGGTTTGTATTCCTGGGCTTGTTGCTGGCCAAAATTGCGGTAGTAGGCTTCCTGTCGCGCAAGGCTTTCGACTGGTCGGCGGGTACCACTACGGCGGCATTTATCGGCTATTCAGTCCTCAATGGGCTTACAATGGGCATCATCTTCATGGTGTATACTATGGAGTCGATTTCCTCGACTTTCTTCATTACCGCTGGCACTTTTGGCGTGATGAGCCTGTACGGCTACTTCACCCGTACCGACCTGTCACGCTGGGGCAATTTGCTGTTCATGGGGCTTATCGGCCTTATCATTGCCTCGGTAGTAAACCTGTTTCTCAATAGCTCGACTCTGTACTGGATTTCCAGCTTTGTAGGCGTGCTGCTCTTCACGGCCCTCACCGCCTACGACACCCAGAAAGTGAAAATGCTGGCTTTCCTCGGCTATGAAGACGAAGCTACCGACCGCAAAGCCGCTGTGCTGGGTGCCCTCACGCTATATCTGGATTTCGTAAACCTGTTCCTGTTCCTGCTGCGCATCTTCGGGCGTCGCCGGTAA
- a CDS encoding phosphatase PAP2 family protein has protein sequence MTNHLRRLLAGLTLFLTEFTITLLLGIIGVVGFLALGREVFDQDAATFDAAAFQWARRLLGPKQQWVEAVTFFASRNFITVAGCLLIGWFLVLRRHRWYSLLIPVVALGSITLNLVLKNFYNRPRPLLPLVSASGLSFPSGHAMISASFYGLLVYLVQTHVEQRWLRWLLTSILVLLILLIGLTRVYLRVHYATDVLAGFTAGLVWLVVAIPVLKRIETRVKMQFKNNPQLAEKQPE, from the coding sequence ATGACCAATCACCTGCGCCGCTTACTGGCCGGACTCACCCTGTTCCTCACCGAATTTACCATCACCCTGCTGCTCGGCATTATCGGCGTGGTGGGTTTTCTGGCGCTGGGCCGGGAGGTATTCGACCAAGATGCGGCCACCTTCGATGCTGCTGCATTTCAGTGGGCCCGACGGCTGCTGGGTCCAAAGCAGCAATGGGTGGAAGCTGTTACGTTTTTCGCCTCCCGCAATTTCATTACCGTTGCCGGCTGCCTGCTCATCGGCTGGTTTCTGGTATTGCGGCGGCACCGTTGGTATTCGCTGCTGATACCGGTAGTGGCGTTGGGCAGCATCACGCTCAATCTGGTGCTGAAAAACTTCTACAACCGGCCCCGGCCCCTGCTGCCGCTGGTATCTGCTTCGGGGCTGAGCTTTCCGAGTGGGCACGCTATGATTTCGGCCTCCTTCTATGGCTTGCTTGTGTACTTGGTGCAGACCCACGTGGAGCAGCGGTGGCTGCGGTGGCTACTGACCAGCATCCTAGTCCTGCTGATTCTGCTCATTGGCCTGACCCGAGTTTACCTGCGTGTGCACTACGCTACTGATGTGCTGGCAGGCTTCACGGCCGGGCTAGTGTGGCTGGTAGTGGCTATTCCGGTACTAAAACGGATAGAAACCCGCGTGAAAATGCAATTCAAAAATAATCCGCAATTAGCTGAAAAACAGCCTGAATAG
- a CDS encoding MBL fold metallo-hydrolase → MASAPRYVSNPQLRIIKPNYPGNKMIGREYCNAEELYEPTFGRVLKWQLSENPQKQEKKADTWVPDVVDCTAFLQGTEDGLVWLGHASFLLRVGGKLLAFDPLLFSSLGLRRRHALPCHPEDLLGIDYLLLSHGHRDHLDDKSVRLLARQNPGMQILTSLSMTPLLRGMAPGLQVQEAGWWQQYNLGEQAPFELFYLPASHWHRRGLTDLNQVLWGSFLLRLPDGRTVYFAGDTSMAGHFEEIEKQFGPLDTVIMPIGAYKPAYMMQLSHVNPHEAAKAANLLRAGHVVPMHYGTFDLSDEPASEPLHELQQVAHGGMLRGELHAPAVGEVLRWQEWE, encoded by the coding sequence ATGGCCTCAGCCCCACGCTACGTCAGCAATCCGCAGCTGCGCATTATCAAACCCAACTATCCCGGCAACAAAATGATAGGCCGGGAATACTGCAATGCCGAGGAGCTGTATGAACCGACTTTCGGCAGGGTGCTGAAGTGGCAGCTGAGCGAGAACCCACAGAAGCAGGAGAAGAAAGCCGACACCTGGGTGCCGGACGTGGTGGACTGCACAGCGTTTCTGCAGGGCACCGAGGATGGATTGGTCTGGTTGGGGCACGCCTCCTTTCTGCTGCGCGTGGGCGGCAAGCTATTGGCTTTCGACCCACTGCTGTTTTCGTCCCTCGGTCTGCGACGCCGCCACGCGCTGCCCTGCCATCCCGAAGACCTGCTGGGCATCGACTACCTGCTGCTCAGCCACGGCCACCGCGACCATCTGGACGATAAATCTGTACGGCTGCTGGCCCGCCAGAACCCCGGCATGCAGATATTGACGTCGCTGAGCATGACGCCGCTTTTGCGCGGCATGGCACCCGGGTTGCAGGTGCAGGAAGCTGGCTGGTGGCAGCAGTACAACCTGGGCGAGCAGGCCCCTTTCGAGCTGTTCTACCTGCCCGCCTCGCACTGGCACCGCCGCGGCCTCACCGACCTGAACCAAGTGCTATGGGGCTCCTTCCTGCTGCGCCTGCCTGACGGCCGCACCGTCTATTTTGCTGGCGACACTTCTATGGCGGGCCATTTCGAGGAAATTGAGAAGCAGTTTGGCCCGCTGGATACCGTCATCATGCCGATTGGAGCCTACAAGCCCGCCTACATGATGCAGCTCAGCCACGTAAATCCGCACGAGGCCGCCAAAGCGGCCAACCTGCTGCGCGCCGGCCACGTGGTGCCCATGCACTACGGCACCTTCGACCTCAGCGACGAACCGGCCTCCGAGCCGCTGCACGAATTGCAGCAGGTAGCGCACGGTGGCATGCTGCGCGGCGAGTTGCATGCGCCAGCTGTGGGTGAAGTGCTGCGCTGGCAGGAGTGGGAATAG
- a CDS encoding class I SAM-dependent methyltransferase, with product MRFSLPDSGFDRVAAFYDPLARLVYGRSLQVAQQAALDAGLPAGAPRLLIIGGGTGWILPEVLCRRPQAHVLYLEASPQMLARSQALLARELPGAAAQVEFRLGTEAALTPADAFDGIITFFFLDLFEPQRLRRIVECLSEVRQPLAPWLLADFAAPQRWWQRGLLTAMYGFFRLTTGISGHARPPIQAELTRVGLALEYRVVSFGGMVEAEVWQHSSATLGPG from the coding sequence ATGCGTTTTTCCCTGCCTGATTCCGGCTTCGACCGGGTAGCGGCCTTCTACGACCCATTGGCGCGCCTGGTGTACGGGCGTAGTCTGCAGGTCGCACAGCAGGCGGCCTTGGACGCCGGGCTACCGGCCGGGGCGCCGCGTCTGCTCATTATCGGGGGTGGCACGGGCTGGATACTGCCGGAAGTACTATGCCGCCGTCCGCAGGCGCATGTGCTGTACCTGGAGGCGTCGCCACAGATGCTGGCTCGCTCACAGGCGCTGCTGGCGCGGGAGTTGCCGGGTGCCGCCGCGCAGGTGGAGTTCCGGCTCGGCACGGAAGCGGCTCTCACTCCTGCCGATGCGTTTGATGGCATCATCACCTTTTTCTTTCTAGACCTGTTCGAGCCGCAACGTCTGCGCCGCATTGTGGAGTGCCTGAGTGAAGTCCGGCAACCTCTGGCTCCGTGGCTGCTGGCCGATTTTGCGGCGCCGCAACGCTGGTGGCAACGCGGGCTGCTAACGGCTATGTACGGTTTTTTCCGGCTTACTACCGGCATCAGCGGGCATGCCCGCCCTCCTATTCAGGCGGAGCTGACGCGTGTGGGGCTGGCACTAGAGTACCGCGTGGTGTCCTTCGGCGGCATGGTGGAGGCAGAAGTATGGCAGCATAGTAGTGCAACCCTTGGCCCAGGATGA
- a CDS encoding phosphatase PAP2 family protein produces the protein MKKLTARLLTLFSFLTVEILLVGGVFLASLGVFFYLTRVVFVAHSLTFDNWAIGHANALRAAWPALTSGVHVVTFFASLPFLVGAGVLVPAGLRWWGHKREALEVFLAVAGATFFNQLLKTHFQRPRPATALLSQLGLSFPSGHAMIGMALYGCLAWLLWRHGRHPAWAVLLLLWAVLIGLTRVYLQVHYATDVLAGFAAGLLWLILLRTALRLFWREEQQV, from the coding sequence ATGAAGAAGCTCACCGCTCGTCTGCTCACTCTGTTCAGTTTCCTGACCGTGGAAATTCTGCTGGTAGGAGGGGTGTTTCTGGCGTCGTTGGGGGTGTTTTTCTACCTCACGCGCGTGGTGTTTGTGGCTCATTCCCTCACCTTCGACAACTGGGCTATCGGACACGCCAATGCGCTACGTGCCGCCTGGCCTGCCCTGACTAGTGGGGTGCATGTCGTGACCTTCTTTGCTTCGCTGCCTTTTCTGGTGGGAGCCGGGGTGCTTGTTCCGGCCGGCCTGCGCTGGTGGGGGCATAAGCGAGAAGCATTGGAAGTGTTTCTGGCCGTTGCCGGAGCTACTTTTTTCAACCAGTTGCTCAAAACGCATTTCCAACGGCCGCGCCCGGCTACTGCGCTGCTTTCCCAACTGGGGCTGAGCTTTCCCAGCGGCCACGCCATGATTGGAATGGCGCTGTATGGTTGCCTGGCCTGGCTACTCTGGCGGCACGGCCGGCACCCGGCCTGGGCTGTTCTGCTGTTACTGTGGGCAGTGCTTATTGGCCTAACGCGGGTATATCTGCAAGTACACTACGCCACCGATGTGCTGGCAGGCTTTGCGGCTGGTCTGCTCTGGCTGATTCTGTTGCGCACTGCACTGCGGCTGTTTTGGCGGGAAGAGCAGCAGGTTTGA